A part of Melittangium boletus DSM 14713 genomic DNA contains:
- the tnpC gene encoding IS66 family transposase, which yields MVEVDARDARIAQLEKRLEAALERIAQLEEENERLREENRWLKERLGLNSSNSSKPPSSDAPGTPRQSKRPTGRRPGGQPGHKKHERALLPPEDVQHVVELVPRECRGCKGRLNGQDTAPRRHQVVEVPPLSAIVTEYRCHALQCPGCGVVTRGEVPVHARSVFGDRLTALASLLVGKYRLSKRLVKDALSDMLGVELSVGSVSNLEGEMSEALAPPTAEALAYVQTSEAVNADETGFAQGREGGRAGRAWLWVVATALVVVFHIARSRGGKVARQLLGADFAGFLTTDRWSAYAWVDAGLRQLCWAHLTRDFQGFIDRGGRGGRIGRELMRERNRFFKWYHRVRDGTLSRERFEERMRGVERRVGQLLREAALRAEKKTAGMAREILQWEKCLWTFVDVPGLEPTNNFGERCIRHAVMYRKTSFGTQSEEGSRFVERIFTATTTLKLQGRDVLAFLTETLAAHRRGLRGPSLLPSAPEPQLALTA from the coding sequence ATGGTGGAGGTGGATGCCCGAGACGCACGGATAGCGCAGCTGGAGAAACGGCTGGAGGCAGCGCTGGAGCGTATCGCGCAGTTGGAGGAGGAGAATGAAAGGCTGCGCGAGGAGAATCGATGGCTCAAGGAACGGCTGGGGCTCAACTCGAGCAACTCCTCCAAGCCGCCCTCCTCGGATGCCCCAGGCACTCCGCGCCAGAGCAAGAGGCCCACGGGCCGCCGTCCCGGAGGCCAGCCTGGGCACAAGAAGCATGAGCGCGCGCTGCTGCCGCCCGAGGACGTGCAGCACGTCGTGGAGTTGGTGCCCAGGGAGTGCCGGGGTTGCAAGGGGCGACTGAATGGGCAGGACACCGCGCCCCGGCGTCACCAGGTGGTGGAAGTGCCGCCCCTGTCGGCCATTGTCACCGAGTACCGCTGCCATGCACTGCAATGCCCTGGTTGTGGGGTGGTGACGCGCGGGGAAGTGCCCGTGCACGCGCGCAGCGTCTTTGGTGACCGGCTCACAGCGCTCGCCTCGTTGCTGGTGGGCAAGTACCGCTTGTCCAAGCGACTGGTGAAGGACGCTTTGTCAGACATGTTGGGCGTCGAGTTGTCGGTGGGCAGCGTCAGCAACCTGGAGGGCGAGATGTCGGAGGCACTCGCGCCACCGACGGCCGAAGCCCTCGCCTACGTGCAGACCTCGGAGGCGGTCAACGCCGACGAGACGGGGTTTGCACAGGGACGAGAGGGCGGCCGGGCCGGCCGCGCCTGGCTGTGGGTGGTGGCCACTGCGCTGGTAGTGGTGTTCCACATCGCCAGAAGCCGCGGCGGCAAGGTCGCCCGCCAGTTGCTCGGCGCGGACTTCGCGGGCTTCCTCACCACCGACAGGTGGAGCGCCTACGCGTGGGTGGATGCAGGGCTGCGGCAGCTGTGCTGGGCACACCTCACACGCGACTTCCAGGGTTTCATCGACAGGGGCGGCCGGGGTGGGCGGATAGGCAGAGAGCTCATGCGCGAGCGCAACCGCTTCTTCAAGTGGTACCACCGCGTGCGTGACGGCACCCTGTCACGCGAGCGTTTCGAAGAGCGCATGCGCGGCGTGGAACGCAGAGTCGGCCAACTGCTGCGCGAGGCGGCACTGCGGGCAGAGAAGAAGACGGCCGGCATGGCCCGGGAAATCCTCCAGTGGGAGAAGTGCCTCTGGACGTTTGTCGATGTGCCGGGCCTCGAGCCCACCAACAATTTCGGCGAGCGCTGCATCCGGCACGCCGTCATGTACAGGAAGACGTCCTTCGGCACGCAGAGCGAGGAGGGCAGCCGCTTCGTGGAGCGCATATTCACCGCCACCACCACCCTCAAGCTGCAGGGCCGTGACGTGCTCGCCTTCCTGACCGAGACCCTCGCCGCGCACCGCCGCGGCCTGCGCGGGCCTTCGCTCCTCCCCTCCGCGCCCGAACCTCAGCTCGCGCTCACCGCCTGA
- a CDS encoding LysR family transcriptional regulator, with translation MKRIDAGDLTPFLAVATHRSFRQAAVELGVTPSALSHSLRALEERLGVRLLNRTTRSVALTEAGERLFAHIRPAFLDIRGAIDELNAFRGQPMGTLRLNAARQSAHLVLLPLVTRFLRAYPDVRVEVRVDDALSDIVSEGFDAGVRFGERIAADMVAVPIGPRQRSAVVASPEFLARHAAPRTPLELRGLPCIRYRFLGGVVYRWEFERGGEEVEVEVEGPLTLSDQELMIDAALAGVGLAYVFEGRVTDLLAQGRLVRVLEE, from the coding sequence ATGAAGCGCATCGACGCGGGTGACCTGACCCCCTTCCTGGCCGTCGCCACGCACCGGAGCTTCCGCCAGGCGGCGGTGGAGTTGGGGGTCACCCCCTCCGCCCTGAGTCATTCCCTGCGCGCCCTGGAGGAACGGCTCGGGGTGCGGCTGCTCAATCGCACCACCCGGAGCGTCGCCCTGACCGAGGCGGGTGAACGGCTCTTCGCCCACATCCGCCCGGCCTTCCTCGACATCCGGGGCGCCATCGATGAGTTGAACGCCTTCCGGGGTCAGCCCATGGGTACCTTGCGGCTCAACGCGGCCCGGCAGTCGGCGCATCTGGTGCTCCTGCCGCTCGTCACCCGGTTCCTGCGCGCCTATCCGGACGTGCGCGTCGAGGTGCGCGTGGACGATGCCCTGTCGGACATCGTGTCGGAGGGGTTCGACGCCGGAGTGCGCTTTGGCGAGCGCATCGCCGCGGACATGGTCGCCGTGCCGATCGGCCCCCGTCAGCGCTCCGCGGTCGTCGCCTCACCGGAATTCCTCGCGCGTCATGCCGCGCCCCGGACGCCGTTGGAGCTGAGGGGCCTGCCCTGTATCCGCTACCGCTTCCTCGGGGGCGTCGTCTACCGCTGGGAGTTCGAGCGGGGTGGCGAGGAAGTGGAGGTGGAGGTGGAGGGCCCCCTGACGCTGAGTGATCAGGAGTTGATGATCGACGCGGCGCTGGCGGGGGTCGGACTGGCCTATGTCTTCGAGGGACGGGTGACGGACCTGCTCGCCCAGGGGCGACTGGTGCGGGTACTCGAGGAGTAA
- a CDS encoding oxidoreductase has translation MRTWFITGASRGFGALITAEALAAGDAVVATARDPKGLVERFGEHPRLLAVRLDVTQEAQAREAVEAALQRFGRIDVLVNNAGYGLLGAVEEARGPEVERLFATNVFGLLTVTRAVLPHMRRQRAGHVINLSSLGGYSAYPGWGVYCATKFAVEGITEALAAELAPLGIHATVVEPGFFRTDFLDGQSLAVAEPIADYAETSGVTRTAAVDLNHAQPGNPAKLAKAMIALAHTARPPVRLPLGSDALARIENKHRSVTEELAAWRELALSTDGFDEAR, from the coding sequence ATGCGGACCTGGTTCATCACGGGAGCTTCCCGGGGTTTTGGAGCGTTGATCACCGCCGAGGCCCTGGCGGCGGGCGATGCCGTCGTGGCGACGGCGAGGGACCCCAAGGGCCTGGTGGAGCGGTTCGGCGAGCACCCGCGGCTGCTCGCCGTCCGGTTGGACGTCACCCAGGAGGCGCAGGCGAGGGAGGCCGTGGAGGCGGCCCTCCAGCGCTTCGGGCGCATCGACGTGCTGGTGAACAACGCGGGCTACGGACTGCTCGGGGCGGTGGAGGAGGCGCGGGGCCCCGAGGTCGAGCGCCTGTTCGCCACCAACGTCTTCGGGCTGCTGACGGTGACCCGGGCGGTGCTGCCGCACATGCGGCGTCAGCGGGCGGGGCACGTCATCAACCTGTCGTCACTGGGCGGCTACAGCGCCTATCCGGGCTGGGGCGTCTACTGCGCCACCAAGTTCGCGGTGGAGGGAATCACCGAGGCGCTGGCCGCGGAGCTCGCGCCGCTGGGCATCCACGCGACCGTGGTGGAGCCGGGCTTCTTCCGCACGGACTTCCTCGATGGACAGTCGCTCGCGGTGGCCGAGCCCATCGCCGACTACGCGGAGACCTCGGGCGTCACGCGCACCGCGGCCGTGGATCTCAACCACGCGCAGCCGGGCAATCCGGCGAAGCTGGCCAAGGCGATGATCGCGCTGGCGCACACGGCCCGGCCACCCGTGCGGCTGCCGCTCGGAAGCGACGCGCTCGCGCGCATCGAGAACAAACACCGGAGCGTCACCGAGGAGCTGGCCGCCTGGCGCGAGCTCGCGCTGTCCACGGATGGCTTCGACGAGGCCCGATGA
- a CDS encoding M16 family metallopeptidase, producing MTLPSRPRLLVAALLLAAAPALAQAPAAPKAASSARAPAKATLPAPLTSVEGISEYRLDNGLRVLLFPDPTKPTVTVNLTYFVGSRHEGYGETGMAHLLEHLMFKGTPTTRNVPQALTQRGARPNGTTWLDRTNYYETLPASGDNLRWALGFEADRMRNSFIAQKDLDSEMTVVRNELEKGENSPSRILHQRVMSAAYSWHNYGKSTIGARADLEHVPIERLQAFYKKHYRPDNALLVIAGQFEPARALADVRATLGRVRAPKEPLPTTYTEEPTQDGERRVTLRRVGDVSALTAVYHVPEGAHPDFAAIDVLTYALGNTPSGRLYKALVETKKASSTGAYNLQLHDPGVLTVSAEVREGQSLDAAREALLDTVENASVTPFTADEVQRAKTALLKYVELMLNDSESAAIQLSEWAAIGDWRLFFLHRDRIEAVTPEDVTRVAAAYLKPSNRTLGEFIPTPQPHRAEMPPRVDLSAMLQGYQGRGEVALGEAFDPSPANIEKRVTRSERDGLKFALLPKKTRGEMANVTLSLRWGTEKALWGRSAAADLAGSLLLRGTTKHTRQELRDAFDRLKARVGVDGGATGVSASVEAPRASLPEVLALVAEVLREPAFDAREFELLRQERLASLESQRSEPTVQGRNAFYRALSPYPAEHPYHVNSVDESIAALQGTTLEQVRAFYRDFYGASRGEVAAVGDFDSAALEAQVGELFRGWKSPAPYERVVAQPYKQGIAGQVVETPDKANALFLAGQGLALRDDSPDYPALVLGNFVLGGGFLNSRLATRVRQKDGLSYTVSSSLSAGAMDPVGMFSTFAIYAPQNAERLETAVREELQRVLDKGFTADELDKARAGLLEYRRTGRADDGSLARTLSSYLYYGRTLEFDAGFEKRMSALKPEDVRAALAKLLDWKQVTVVKAGDFVGAQKKAPVPAAPAAVKAPTAP from the coding sequence ATGACCCTGCCTTCCCGCCCGCGCCTCCTCGTCGCGGCCCTGTTACTGGCGGCCGCCCCCGCGCTCGCCCAGGCACCCGCCGCTCCCAAGGCCGCTTCCTCGGCCCGCGCCCCGGCCAAGGCCACCCTCCCCGCTCCCCTCACGAGCGTCGAGGGCATCTCCGAATACCGGCTCGACAATGGCCTGCGCGTCCTGCTCTTCCCGGACCCCACCAAGCCCACCGTCACCGTCAACCTCACCTACTTCGTCGGCTCGCGCCACGAGGGCTACGGCGAGACGGGCATGGCCCACCTGCTCGAACACCTCATGTTCAAGGGCACCCCCACCACCCGCAACGTGCCCCAGGCCCTCACCCAGCGCGGCGCCCGCCCCAATGGCACCACCTGGCTGGACCGCACCAACTACTACGAGACCCTTCCCGCCTCGGGCGACAACCTGCGCTGGGCGCTCGGCTTCGAGGCCGACCGCATGCGCAACAGCTTCATCGCCCAGAAGGACCTGGACAGCGAGATGACCGTGGTGCGCAACGAGCTGGAGAAGGGCGAGAACAGCCCCTCGCGCATCCTCCACCAGCGCGTCATGAGCGCCGCCTACTCCTGGCACAACTACGGCAAGTCCACCATCGGCGCCCGCGCGGACCTGGAGCACGTGCCCATCGAGCGGCTCCAGGCCTTCTACAAGAAGCACTACCGGCCGGATAACGCCCTGCTCGTCATCGCCGGCCAGTTCGAGCCCGCCCGGGCGCTCGCCGACGTGCGCGCCACCCTCGGCCGCGTGCGCGCGCCCAAGGAGCCCCTGCCCACCACCTACACCGAGGAGCCCACCCAGGATGGCGAGCGCCGCGTCACCCTGCGCCGCGTGGGCGACGTGAGCGCCCTCACCGCCGTCTACCACGTGCCCGAGGGCGCCCACCCCGACTTCGCCGCCATCGACGTGCTCACCTACGCGCTCGGCAACACCCCCTCGGGCCGCCTCTACAAGGCGCTCGTGGAGACGAAGAAGGCCTCGAGCACGGGCGCCTACAACCTGCAATTGCACGACCCGGGCGTCCTCACCGTCTCCGCCGAAGTGCGCGAGGGCCAGTCGCTCGACGCCGCGCGCGAGGCGCTGCTCGACACCGTGGAGAACGCCTCCGTCACCCCCTTCACCGCCGACGAGGTCCAGCGCGCCAAGACGGCCCTGCTCAAGTACGTGGAGCTCATGCTCAACGACTCGGAGAGCGCCGCCATCCAGCTGTCCGAGTGGGCCGCCATCGGCGACTGGCGCCTGTTCTTCCTGCACCGCGACCGGATCGAGGCCGTCACCCCCGAGGACGTCACCCGCGTGGCCGCCGCCTACCTCAAGCCGAGCAACCGCACGCTCGGCGAGTTCATCCCCACCCCCCAGCCCCACCGCGCCGAGATGCCTCCCCGCGTGGACCTCTCCGCCATGCTCCAGGGCTACCAGGGCCGGGGCGAGGTCGCCCTCGGCGAGGCGTTCGACCCCTCCCCCGCCAACATCGAGAAGCGCGTGACGCGCTCGGAGCGCGACGGCCTCAAGTTCGCCCTGCTGCCCAAGAAGACGCGCGGGGAGATGGCGAATGTGACGCTCAGCCTGCGCTGGGGCACGGAGAAGGCGCTCTGGGGCCGGAGCGCCGCCGCGGATCTGGCGGGCTCCCTGCTCTTGCGCGGCACCACGAAGCACACCCGGCAGGAGCTGCGCGACGCCTTCGATCGGCTCAAGGCGCGGGTGGGCGTGGATGGCGGCGCCACGGGCGTCTCCGCCTCCGTCGAGGCCCCGCGCGCGTCGCTTCCCGAGGTGCTGGCGCTCGTGGCCGAGGTGCTGCGCGAGCCGGCCTTCGATGCCCGGGAGTTCGAGCTGTTGCGGCAGGAGCGGCTCGCGTCGCTCGAGTCCCAGCGCAGCGAGCCCACCGTCCAGGGCCGCAACGCCTTCTACCGCGCGCTCTCGCCCTACCCCGCGGAGCACCCCTACCACGTGAACTCGGTGGACGAGTCGATCGCCGCGCTCCAGGGCACGACGCTCGAGCAGGTCCGGGCCTTCTATCGCGACTTCTACGGCGCCTCGCGAGGCGAGGTGGCCGCGGTGGGGGACTTCGACTCCGCAGCGCTCGAGGCCCAGGTGGGCGAGCTATTCCGCGGCTGGAAGAGCCCCGCGCCCTACGAGCGCGTGGTGGCCCAGCCCTACAAGCAGGGCATCGCGGGACAGGTGGTCGAGACGCCGGACAAGGCCAACGCCCTGTTCCTCGCGGGCCAGGGCCTGGCGCTGCGCGATGACAGCCCGGACTACCCGGCGCTGGTGCTCGGCAACTTCGTGCTCGGCGGGGGCTTCCTGAACTCGCGCCTGGCCACGCGCGTGCGGCAGAAGGATGGCCTGTCCTACACGGTCAGCAGCTCGTTGAGCGCGGGGGCGATGGATCCGGTGGGCATGTTCTCCACGTTCGCCATCTACGCGCCGCAGAACGCCGAGCGGCTGGAGACGGCCGTGCGCGAGGAGTTGCAGCGGGTGCTCGACAAGGGCTTCACCGCGGACGAGCTGGACAAGGCGCGCGCGGGGCTCCTGGAGTACCGGCGCACGGGACGGGCGGATGATGGGAGCCTGGCGCGCACGCTCTCGTCCTACCTGTACTACGGCCGCACGCTGGAGTTCGACGCGGGGTTCGAGAAGCGCATGAGTGCGCTCAAGCCCGAGGACGTGCGCGCGGCGCTCGCGAAGCTGCTGGACTGGAAGCAGGTGACGGTGGTGAAGGCCGGGGACTTCGTGGGCGCCCAGAAGAAGGCCCCGGTGCCGGCCGCCCCGGCGGCGGTGAAGGCCCCGACGGCGCCGTGA
- a CDS encoding YciI family protein, translating into MKVMVIVKATKNSEAGIMPSEKLFAEMGKYNEELVKAGILLAGDGLHPSVKGKRVHFSGSKRTVVDGPFTETKELIAGYWVWQVRSMEEAVEWARRCPEPMPGEDAELELRPIFEAADFGEALTPELRAREDALRLEVERRNQKA; encoded by the coding sequence ATGAAGGTCATGGTGATCGTGAAGGCCACGAAGAACAGTGAAGCGGGCATCATGCCGAGCGAGAAGCTGTTCGCCGAGATGGGTAAGTACAACGAGGAGCTCGTCAAGGCGGGCATCCTGCTCGCCGGTGACGGCCTCCACCCGAGCGTGAAGGGCAAGCGCGTCCATTTCTCGGGCAGCAAGCGCACCGTCGTCGACGGTCCCTTCACCGAGACCAAGGAGCTCATCGCCGGCTACTGGGTATGGCAGGTCCGGTCGATGGAGGAGGCCGTCGAGTGGGCGCGTCGCTGCCCCGAGCCCATGCCCGGCGAGGACGCCGAGCTCGAACTCCGTCCCATCTTCGAGGCGGCGGACTTCGGGGAAGCGCTCACCCCCGAGCTGCGCGCGCGGGAGGACGCCCTCCGCCTCGAGGTCGAGCGGCGGAATCAGAAGGCGTAG
- a CDS encoding NUDIX hydrolase, with translation MSGGQAWRGNWRVRLYERIRERGYPSLTAFAKARPTASLVALAEELGADDVVGVQVFSGLLAEAEQRKQVSCFVRDVLVRELSECLPNGWPAVLDDANRFKVAKALGSWIADAPETHKERARQVRTAVLNTPPPPGWRPLGPDDALLLTLLPDEEV, from the coding sequence ATGAGCGGCGGACAGGCTTGGCGCGGCAATTGGAGGGTTCGCCTGTACGAGCGAATCCGTGAGCGTGGCTACCCTTCGCTCACCGCTTTCGCGAAGGCCCGCCCCACTGCCTCTCTGGTGGCGCTGGCCGAGGAGCTTGGCGCGGACGATGTCGTCGGGGTGCAGGTGTTCAGCGGGTTGCTCGCCGAGGCGGAGCAGCGCAAGCAGGTCTCATGCTTTGTTCGCGATGTGCTCGTGCGCGAACTGTCCGAGTGCCTTCCCAACGGCTGGCCGGCCGTGCTGGATGACGCCAACCGCTTCAAGGTGGCCAAGGCGCTCGGCTCGTGGATTGCCGATGCCCCAGAAACCCATAAGGAGCGGGCCAGGCAGGTCAGAACAGCCGTCCTCAACACGCCGCCTCCGCCCGGCTGGCGTCCGCTCGGGCCCGACGACGCGCTGCTCCTCACGCTCCTGCCTGACGAAGAAGTCTGA
- a CDS encoding DUF2380 domain-containing protein, translating to MCADSPRAPRAGLLLALSLLSSGCASRMPPPGWEMTPRYSPREAAETGWAEGPREESPLTLASWPPRSHRPRNSREAMTSAGHSALAAHLAFRGALGDVSGSTRRISKALSRLKTSQRGIVGKAAGLFVRYLEDGDRQLRWIDAELSAATRLAHTASEVADPDMQLALLRLAGPRLEAAMLGALLLAAWLDLLQFVDGVLQQGLNSMETLLVDMERWRKRMAPVMTALSSLELGQVEAAAKDAPALMDHLSDEFHSTAERIRVAMKRGEQAILLAQLVETLTLLSAMKFSLPTLPPSAPATLGVGLMVGGDGVMMGTRMVVSAEWVERMRQLVRAGVISLPAVSAAVRIQAGQVMMAQSHDGLPKGVRDALGDGPEVRGMRVTGRAGAGMNEPPRHHALPKEFREWFEQRGFTGEMDIDQFCVRLEQAHHEAIHGGGNWTLGRTWAGEWNRMIMEALREAEVTAGRMLTRNEVLDIVAYRMRRYGVPLEFTRWRGQ from the coding sequence ATGTGCGCTGACTCGCCGCGAGCCCCGAGGGCGGGCCTGCTGCTCGCCCTGAGCCTGCTGTCCTCCGGCTGTGCGTCGCGGATGCCACCGCCCGGCTGGGAGATGACTCCGCGCTACTCGCCGCGCGAGGCCGCTGAGACTGGATGGGCCGAAGGGCCGCGTGAGGAGTCTCCGCTCACCCTGGCGTCATGGCCCCCGCGGTCGCACCGTCCGCGGAACTCCCGGGAGGCGATGACGAGTGCAGGGCACAGCGCCCTCGCGGCCCACCTGGCGTTTCGCGGGGCCCTTGGCGACGTGTCCGGCTCCACGCGCCGCATCTCCAAGGCACTCTCCAGACTCAAGACGAGCCAGCGGGGCATCGTCGGCAAAGCCGCCGGTCTCTTCGTCCGTTACCTCGAGGATGGCGACCGCCAACTGCGGTGGATTGACGCCGAACTCTCCGCCGCCACCCGGCTGGCTCACACCGCCTCGGAGGTGGCGGACCCGGACATGCAACTCGCCTTGCTGCGCCTCGCCGGCCCCCGGCTCGAAGCCGCCATGCTGGGCGCGCTCCTGCTCGCCGCATGGCTCGACTTGCTCCAGTTCGTCGACGGGGTGCTCCAACAGGGCCTCAACAGCATGGAGACGCTGCTCGTGGACATGGAGCGCTGGCGCAAGAGGATGGCGCCCGTCATGACGGCGCTCTCCTCCCTGGAGCTTGGTCAGGTGGAGGCAGCGGCGAAGGACGCCCCCGCGCTCATGGACCATCTCTCCGACGAGTTCCATTCGACCGCGGAGCGCATCCGCGTGGCGATGAAGCGCGGCGAGCAGGCGATTCTGTTGGCCCAGCTCGTCGAGACGCTCACCCTGCTGTCGGCGATGAAGTTCTCGCTGCCCACACTGCCGCCGTCCGCACCCGCCACGCTCGGCGTGGGCCTGATGGTGGGCGGCGACGGTGTGATGATGGGCACGCGGATGGTCGTGTCCGCTGAGTGGGTGGAGAGGATGCGCCAGCTGGTACGGGCAGGCGTCATTTCCCTTCCCGCCGTCAGCGCGGCCGTGCGAATTCAGGCTGGCCAGGTGATGATGGCACAGTCTCACGACGGGCTGCCCAAGGGTGTGCGCGACGCGCTCGGCGACGGGCCCGAGGTACGGGGCATGCGCGTGACGGGCAGAGCGGGGGCTGGCATGAACGAGCCACCGCGACACCACGCACTGCCCAAGGAGTTCCGCGAGTGGTTCGAGCAGCGCGGTTTCACCGGCGAGATGGACATCGACCAGTTCTGCGTCAGGTTGGAGCAAGCTCACCACGAGGCCATCCATGGCGGTGGGAACTGGACGCTGGGCCGCACCTGGGCCGGTGAGTGGAACCGGATGATCATGGAGGCACTGCGCGAAGCAGAGGTAACGGCCGGCCGGATGTTGACGCGAAACGAGGTGCTGGACATCGTCGCGTATCGCATGCGGCGCTATGGTGTTCCGCTGGAGTTCACTCGATGGAGAGGGCAATGA
- a CDS encoding Imm52 family immunity protein gives MKEHYFVGAYWGPRQETAPECARRAENFLHLLSRCDPTFAQWYRGGRKAPPGLPGHPIQEAGDLERLLLEGRNRSDFDRKIILEDHGFMAGVFNAKKGRTQLDFHCGAYFPEGHNFCLLDPPSEGPVRERLLSAPVLAQVLTCMATAWEPDFATASSLEMLRHTEKREWEVRVGWLTYVSRRLGTVPPLPAPVRIEPVGTQGWLLTLSPERMTADNPEHVAFTARVRELLDRAGLVEHPHAARQ, from the coding sequence ATGAAGGAGCACTATTTCGTAGGGGCCTACTGGGGTCCTCGTCAGGAGACCGCACCGGAATGCGCCCGGCGAGCGGAGAACTTCCTGCACCTGTTGTCGCGGTGTGATCCGACTTTCGCCCAATGGTACCGGGGAGGGCGCAAGGCCCCTCCAGGATTGCCGGGCCATCCCATCCAGGAAGCAGGGGACCTGGAGCGGTTGTTGTTGGAGGGACGCAACCGCAGTGACTTCGACCGGAAGATCATCCTGGAGGACCATGGCTTCATGGCCGGGGTGTTCAACGCGAAGAAGGGACGCACGCAGCTCGACTTCCACTGTGGTGCGTATTTCCCGGAGGGCCACAACTTCTGTCTGTTGGACCCACCCTCGGAGGGCCCTGTCCGCGAACGGCTGCTGAGCGCGCCGGTACTGGCGCAAGTGCTCACCTGCATGGCCACGGCGTGGGAGCCGGACTTCGCGACGGCCAGTTCCCTGGAGATGTTGAGGCACACCGAGAAGCGGGAATGGGAAGTGCGTGTGGGCTGGCTGACCTACGTGTCACGCCGGTTGGGGACGGTGCCACCGCTGCCCGCGCCCGTGCGCATCGAGCCGGTGGGCACTCAGGGCTGGTTGCTCACGCTCTCGCCCGAGCGGATGACGGCGGACAACCCCGAGCACGTGGCCTTCACGGCCCGCGTGCGGGAACTGTTGGATCGCGCGGGGCTCGTCGAGCATCCCCATGCCGCGAGGCAATAG